Proteins found in one Polyangiaceae bacterium genomic segment:
- a CDS encoding FliM/FliN family flagellar motor switch protein — protein MHAMGLVGAGFARAARRTLPFLVRRRARLIPLPVSISDALSSVQVIKETTFEVRLEAEESSAWGRLTLNAGALALLLDGALGGDASNVGPLTTGLSLAQAALVTRIANSLAQDLCLAVEDQVDIRMKVVAARSLAVDDPVEIPETDGLTVECFFEGMLEEAVIQISLSAEALEAAAREQAHDEDPAAGDPRMAEALLDVPVEVMAVLGTLTLGLRHVLTLQVGQVLRLSTALDDAVEVRVGGIPKFAAVPVTSRGQLSVRIRGRHEE, from the coding sequence ATGCACGCCATGGGGCTCGTGGGTGCGGGCTTTGCACGGGCCGCGCGGCGAACGCTGCCATTTCTGGTGCGTCGTCGGGCGCGCCTCATCCCACTTCCCGTGTCCATCAGCGACGCGTTGAGCTCCGTTCAGGTGATCAAGGAGACCACCTTCGAGGTTCGGCTCGAGGCGGAGGAGTCCTCCGCCTGGGGACGACTGACGTTGAACGCCGGTGCCCTCGCCCTGTTGCTGGATGGTGCCCTGGGGGGCGACGCGTCGAACGTCGGGCCCCTGACGACGGGCTTGTCCTTGGCCCAAGCCGCCCTCGTCACACGGATCGCCAATTCCTTGGCGCAGGACCTGTGCCTGGCCGTCGAAGACCAGGTCGACATCCGCATGAAGGTCGTTGCGGCGCGAAGCCTCGCCGTCGACGATCCCGTCGAGATCCCGGAGACGGACGGACTGACGGTCGAGTGTTTCTTCGAGGGAATGCTGGAAGAAGCCGTAATCCAGATCTCGCTCAGCGCCGAAGCGCTGGAAGCAGCGGCGCGCGAGCAGGCGCACGACGAGGACCCCGCCGCCGGTGACCCGCGCATGGCGGAGGCACTGCTGGACGTCCCCGTCGAGGTGATGGCGGTGCTCGGAACTTTGACACTCGGACTACGGCACGTTTTGACACTTCAGGTGGGGCAGGTGCTTCGGCTCTCCACCGCGCTGGACGACGCCGTGGAGGTCCGCGTGGGGGGAATTCCCAAGTTTGCTGCGGTTCCCGTCACGTCACGGGGGCAGTTGTCAGTGCGGATTCGCGGTCGGCACGAAGAATGA
- a CDS encoding flagellar basal body-associated FliL family protein: MEEEEEKAPTEETKKPRGKLVFILVAVALTAAAGVGGVFFGPRLLGKAAAAPAPSASAPTDPPVTSTAQMSPIVVDVMADDGTMHHLKVVLSFELDDSVKEEDFKHYSPRGREAAVAYLRSQTFEHVTEPKRFPEISKKLSEVTTKAIGEKRIRRVLVTDYVAQ; encoded by the coding sequence GTGGAAGAAGAAGAAGAAAAAGCCCCGACAGAGGAAACGAAGAAGCCGCGTGGCAAGCTCGTTTTCATCCTCGTCGCCGTCGCGTTGACCGCGGCTGCGGGCGTGGGCGGGGTCTTCTTTGGTCCGCGCTTGCTGGGCAAGGCCGCAGCGGCGCCGGCACCATCGGCTTCGGCGCCGACGGATCCACCCGTGACCTCGACGGCGCAGATGTCGCCCATCGTGGTGGACGTGATGGCCGACGACGGAACCATGCATCACCTGAAGGTGGTGTTGAGCTTCGAGCTCGACGATTCCGTCAAGGAAGAGGACTTCAAGCACTACTCACCCCGCGGGCGTGAGGCGGCCGTCGCCTACTTGCGCTCGCAAACGTTCGAGCACGTCACCGAGCCAAAGCGTTTCCCGGAGATCAGCAAGAAGCTGTCGGAGGTGACGACCAAGGCCATCGGTGAGAAGCGGATTCGCCGTGTGCTCGTCACGGACTACGTAGCCCAGTAG